One genomic region from Pseudorca crassidens isolate mPseCra1 chromosome 11, mPseCra1.hap1, whole genome shotgun sequence encodes:
- the CRELD2 gene encoding protein disulfide isomerase CRELD2 isoform X3, with translation MRPPAPAVLGLLLLTLLSPGEATKKPTPCKRCRELVDKFNQGMVDTARKNFGGGNTAWEEKTLSKYEFSEVRLLEIMEGLCGTSDFECNQLLEEHEGLLETWWLRLKKKYPDLFEWFCVETLKVCCAPGTYGPDCLACQGGSERPCSGNGHCSGDGSRQGDGSCQCHLGYRGPLCADCMDGYFNSLRNETHSICSACDESCKTCTGPTNRDCGQCEVGWAREDDACIDVDECAAEPAPCEEQQYCENLNGSFVCQECDSTCVGCTGKGPGQCKECLPGYSKESGQCADIDECSLAEKPCLRRNENCYNTPGSFVCVCPEGFEEAEDICVQTGPAGAEVTEASPAQPPSREDL, from the exons ATGCGCCCGCCGGCCCCGGCCGTGCTGGGGCTGCTGCTTCTGACGCTGCTGTCGCCCGGCGAGGCCACCAAAAAGCCAACGCCCTGCAAGCGATGCCGGGAGCTGGTGGACAAGTTCAACCAG GGAATGGTGGACACAGCAAGGAAGAACTTTGGTGGTGGAAACACGGCTTGGGAGGAAAAGACGCTGTCCAAGTATGAATTCAG CGAGGTCCGCCTGCTGGAGATCATGGAGGGCCTGTGTGGGACCAGCGACTTCGAGTGCAACCAGCTGCTGGAGGAGCACGAGGGACTCCTGGAGACCTGGTGGCTGCGGCT GAAGAAGAAGTATCCTGACTTATTTGAATGGTTTTGTGTGGAAACACTGAAAGTTTGTTGTGCTCCAGGAACTTAcgggccagactgcctgg CGTGCCAGGGCGGGTCCGAGCGGCCCTGCAGCGGGAACGGTCACTGCAGCGGAGATGGCAGCAGACAGGGCGACGGGTCGTGCCAGTGCCACCTGGGGTACCGGGGACCGCTGTGCGCCGACTGCATGGACGGCTACTTCAACTCACTGAGGAATGAGACGCACAGCATCTGCTCAG CCTGTGACGAGTCCTGCAAGACGTGCACAGGCCCTACCAACAGAGACTGCGGCCAGTGCGAAGTGGGCTGGGCGCGGGAGGACGACGCCTGCATAG ATGTGGACGAATGTGCGGCAGAGCCGGCCCCCTGCGAGGAGCAGCAATATTGCGAGAACCTCAACGGCTCGTTCGTGTGCCAGG AATGTGATTCTACCTGCGTGGGCTGCACAGGGAAGGGTCCTGGACAGTGTAAAGAGTGCCTCCCCGGCTACTCGAAAGAGAGCGGCCAGTGCGCAG ACATTGACGAGTGCTCGCTGGCGGAGAAGCCCTGTCTGAGGAGGAACGAAAACTGCTACAACACACCCGGGAGCTTCGTCTGCGTGTGCCCCGAGGGCTTCGAGGAGGCCGAGGACATCTGTGTGCAGACGGGGCCGGCAGGGGCCG AAGTCACGGAAGCAAGCCCAGCACAGCCGCCGTCCCGTGAAGATTTATGA
- the CRELD2 gene encoding protein disulfide isomerase CRELD2 isoform X1, giving the protein MRPPAPAVLGLLLLTLLSPGEATKKPTPCKRCRELVDKFNQGMVDTARKNFGGGNTAWEEKTLSKYEFSEVRLLEIMEGLCGTSDFECNQLLEEHEGLLETWWLRLKKKYPDLFEWFCVETLKVCCAPGTYGPDCLACQGGSERPCSGNGHCSGDGSRQGDGSCQCHLGYRGPLCADCMDGYFNSLRNETHSICSACDESCKTCTGPTNRDCGQCEVGWAREDDACIAVGARLPPTAVPSSPDVDECAAEPAPCEEQQYCENLNGSFVCQECDSTCVGCTGKGPGQCKECLPGYSKESGQCADIDECSLAEKPCLRRNENCYNTPGSFVCVCPEGFEEAEDICVQTGPAGAEVTEASPAQPPSREDL; this is encoded by the exons ATGCGCCCGCCGGCCCCGGCCGTGCTGGGGCTGCTGCTTCTGACGCTGCTGTCGCCCGGCGAGGCCACCAAAAAGCCAACGCCCTGCAAGCGATGCCGGGAGCTGGTGGACAAGTTCAACCAG GGAATGGTGGACACAGCAAGGAAGAACTTTGGTGGTGGAAACACGGCTTGGGAGGAAAAGACGCTGTCCAAGTATGAATTCAG CGAGGTCCGCCTGCTGGAGATCATGGAGGGCCTGTGTGGGACCAGCGACTTCGAGTGCAACCAGCTGCTGGAGGAGCACGAGGGACTCCTGGAGACCTGGTGGCTGCGGCT GAAGAAGAAGTATCCTGACTTATTTGAATGGTTTTGTGTGGAAACACTGAAAGTTTGTTGTGCTCCAGGAACTTAcgggccagactgcctgg CGTGCCAGGGCGGGTCCGAGCGGCCCTGCAGCGGGAACGGTCACTGCAGCGGAGATGGCAGCAGACAGGGCGACGGGTCGTGCCAGTGCCACCTGGGGTACCGGGGACCGCTGTGCGCCGACTGCATGGACGGCTACTTCAACTCACTGAGGAATGAGACGCACAGCATCTGCTCAG CCTGTGACGAGTCCTGCAAGACGTGCACAGGCCCTACCAACAGAGACTGCGGCCAGTGCGAAGTGGGCTGGGCGCGGGAGGACGACGCCTGCATAG CGGTCGGGGCGCGGCTGCCGCCCACAGCTGTGCCGTCCTCTCCAGATGTGGACGAATGTGCGGCAGAGCCGGCCCCCTGCGAGGAGCAGCAATATTGCGAGAACCTCAACGGCTCGTTCGTGTGCCAGG AATGTGATTCTACCTGCGTGGGCTGCACAGGGAAGGGTCCTGGACAGTGTAAAGAGTGCCTCCCCGGCTACTCGAAAGAGAGCGGCCAGTGCGCAG ACATTGACGAGTGCTCGCTGGCGGAGAAGCCCTGTCTGAGGAGGAACGAAAACTGCTACAACACACCCGGGAGCTTCGTCTGCGTGTGCCCCGAGGGCTTCGAGGAGGCCGAGGACATCTGTGTGCAGACGGGGCCGGCAGGGGCCG AAGTCACGGAAGCAAGCCCAGCACAGCCGCCGTCCCGTGAAGATTTATGA
- the CRELD2 gene encoding protein disulfide isomerase CRELD2 isoform X2 produces the protein MRPPAPAVLGLLLLTLLSPGEATKKPTPCKRCRELVDKFNQGMVDTARKNFGGGNTAWEEKTLSKYEFSEVRLLEIMEGLCGTSDFECNQLLEEHEGLLETWWLRLKKKYPDLFEWFCVETLKVCCAPGTYGPDCLACQGGSERPCSGNGHCSGDGSRQGDGSCQCHLGYRGPLCADCMDGYFNSLRNETHSICSACDESCKTCTGPTNRDCGQCEVGWAREDDACIAVGARLPPTAVPSSPDVDECAAEPAPCEEQQYCENLNGSFVCQECDSTCVGCTGKGPGQCKECLPGYSKESGQCADIDECSLAEKPCLRRNENCYNTPGSFVCVCPEGFEEAEDICVQTGPAGAVTEASPAQPPSREDL, from the exons ATGCGCCCGCCGGCCCCGGCCGTGCTGGGGCTGCTGCTTCTGACGCTGCTGTCGCCCGGCGAGGCCACCAAAAAGCCAACGCCCTGCAAGCGATGCCGGGAGCTGGTGGACAAGTTCAACCAG GGAATGGTGGACACAGCAAGGAAGAACTTTGGTGGTGGAAACACGGCTTGGGAGGAAAAGACGCTGTCCAAGTATGAATTCAG CGAGGTCCGCCTGCTGGAGATCATGGAGGGCCTGTGTGGGACCAGCGACTTCGAGTGCAACCAGCTGCTGGAGGAGCACGAGGGACTCCTGGAGACCTGGTGGCTGCGGCT GAAGAAGAAGTATCCTGACTTATTTGAATGGTTTTGTGTGGAAACACTGAAAGTTTGTTGTGCTCCAGGAACTTAcgggccagactgcctgg CGTGCCAGGGCGGGTCCGAGCGGCCCTGCAGCGGGAACGGTCACTGCAGCGGAGATGGCAGCAGACAGGGCGACGGGTCGTGCCAGTGCCACCTGGGGTACCGGGGACCGCTGTGCGCCGACTGCATGGACGGCTACTTCAACTCACTGAGGAATGAGACGCACAGCATCTGCTCAG CCTGTGACGAGTCCTGCAAGACGTGCACAGGCCCTACCAACAGAGACTGCGGCCAGTGCGAAGTGGGCTGGGCGCGGGAGGACGACGCCTGCATAG CGGTCGGGGCGCGGCTGCCGCCCACAGCTGTGCCGTCCTCTCCAGATGTGGACGAATGTGCGGCAGAGCCGGCCCCCTGCGAGGAGCAGCAATATTGCGAGAACCTCAACGGCTCGTTCGTGTGCCAGG AATGTGATTCTACCTGCGTGGGCTGCACAGGGAAGGGTCCTGGACAGTGTAAAGAGTGCCTCCCCGGCTACTCGAAAGAGAGCGGCCAGTGCGCAG ACATTGACGAGTGCTCGCTGGCGGAGAAGCCCTGTCTGAGGAGGAACGAAAACTGCTACAACACACCCGGGAGCTTCGTCTGCGTGTGCCCCGAGGGCTTCGAGGAGGCCGAGGACATCTGTGTGCAGACGGGGCCGGCAGGGGCCG TCACGGAAGCAAGCCCAGCACAGCCGCCGTCCCGTGAAGATTTATGA